The nucleotide window GTCTCTGTGGACTCGGGTGACATTTGTCCTGGCTGCCGGCCTCTCAGGGGACTACGCCTCCGGGGCGCGCCCGGATTCGGAGCGCCAATATACCAGAGCCCTCAGGGATCGAGCTTTCGCCCCTCAGGATCGAAGATCGCCGGCTGCGCCCAACCGAGCCGCGCCAGGAGATGCTGCCCGCTCGTCCTCAGGCACCCGAGGCCGTACGCGATCGCGCGGGCGAAGCCGATCGACGACGAGGCGTCGTGGTACGACGTCGGACAGGAAAGCTCGCCGACGCGGAAGCCGAAGCGGATCGCCTGCGCGAGCATCTGGTTGTCGAAGACGAAGTCGTCCGAGTTCTCGAGAAGGGGAAGCCTCAGCAGCACCTCCCGGGTGAAGGCGCGGTAGCCGGTGTGGTACTCGGAGAGCTTCGCCCCCGTGACCATGTTCTGGACGAGCGTCAGGACGCGGTTCGACAGGTACTTGTAGCGCGGCATCCCCCCCTTGAGCGCCCCGCCGCCGAGGATGCGCGAGCCGATGACGACGTCGTAGATCTCCTCGGCGAGCATCGAGGCCATCGCCCGGATCAATCGCGGGTCGTACTGGTAGTCGGGGTGGAGCATGACGACGACGTCGGCCCCGCTCCGGAGCGCCTCCTGGTAGCAGGTCTTCTGGTTGGCACCGTACCCGCGGTTCCGGGCGTGGACGAAGGTGCGGATGCCGAGGTTCTTCGCCAGCTTCACCGTGCCGTCGCGGCTCCCGTCGTCGGTGAGGAGGACCTCATCGACGATGTCGCGCGGGATCCCCTCGTACGTCGCGAGGAGCGTCCGCTCGGCGTTGTAGGCCGGGAGGACAACGACGATCTTCCGCCCCCGGATCACGGCGCGCCCTCCTCCCGGTGAGCCATCGCCTCGCGGCAGGCCAGGACGAAGAGCAGGAACGACCCGCCGGCCAGTCCCAGAGCGACGGCGTAGTCGTTGTCGAGGTGGACGGCGCGAAGAGCGGGCTCGGAGCTGATGCCGAAGAGAGCTGCGAAGATCGCCCACGGGTACCACGCCGGGCGCTCCCTCGGCCTCAGGAGGTAGAGGCCCAGGGGGAGCGCCAGCACGAGGTAGTGCGGCCAGGCGAGCCCCGACGCGAGGATCGGCACGAGAGGTCCGACCCCGACCATCAGGAACTCCGCGTCGAACCCGCCCTTCCCGGCCGGACGCCGCTCCCTTCCCATCCAGACGGCCAGGGCGAGGATCGCGAGGACACCGGCGAAGAGGATCGGCGACGCGTCCACGCCGAAGGCCTCCTTCAGCAGCCGCGCTCCCCCGAAGTTCCCCCAGGACACGCCGAGGTCGAAGCGCCTCTCCAGCTGGCTGAGCGTGCGGAGCCAGGCGATCCACGGCGAAGGCGTCCCGAAGAGGAGCGCCGAGGCGAGCACCGCGACCACGACTCCCCCGGCCGCCCCCGCGGCGCGGACGAGAAGGTGGCCGTACCTCCCGTTCGCAATCCAGAGGATGGCGAGGGCGACCGGGACGAAGGCCAGGTTGGGCTTGAAGGCGACCGCGAGGCCGAGAACGGCGCCCGCGGCGAGGCTGACGGCGACGCTTCCGGCCCTCCGTTGGAGGAAGAGGTAGAGAGTG belongs to Acidobacteriota bacterium and includes:
- a CDS encoding glycosyltransferase family 2 protein, whose translation is MIRGRKIVVVLPAYNAERTLLATYEGIPRDIVDEVLLTDDGSRDGTVKLAKNLGIRTFVHARNRGYGANQKTCYQEALRSGADVVVMLHPDYQYDPRLIRAMASMLAEEIYDVVIGSRILGGGALKGGMPRYKYLSNRVLTLVQNMVTGAKLSEYHTGYRAFTREVLLRLPLLENSDDFVFDNQMLAQAIRFGFRVGELSCPTSYHDASSSIGFARAIAYGLGCLRTSGQHLLARLGWAQPAIFDPEGRKLDP
- a CDS encoding DUF2029 domain-containing protein, whose protein sequence is MASRRLILVPLALAVLFGLVNLWTESETSVGIDYFQYWAAGRIVREGLVPDLYAAGAGPRMAAIFNARAEASGQPRLKAAADFRKEEIQIASTPFLYALVTLPSGGDFEADFRRHRVILLACTLPSLLLLAASLGYSAEGALAFLAFVVWAFTPLRNDLFDGNVNGIQLALLTLYLFLQRRAGSVAVSLAAGAVLGLAVAFKPNLAFVPVALAILWIANGRYGHLLVRAAGAAGGVVVAVLASALLFGTPSPWIAWLRTLSQLERRFDLGVSWGNFGGARLLKEAFGVDASPILFAGVLAILALAVWMGRERRPAGKGGFDAEFLMVGVGPLVPILASGLAWPHYLVLALPLGLYLLRPRERPAWYPWAIFAALFGISSEPALRAVHLDNDYAVALGLAGGSFLLFVLACREAMAHREEGAP